The genome window TTACTGGTGTTATTAAGAAGCTGAGTCCGTCGCAACAAGATCaggctgccgctgccgctgcgaAGGCCGCGAAGAAGCAACCCGCCAAATTTCCGACCATCTACGACTACGGCCCGTCGAAGATCCCGAAGCCGCAATTGCTGTTTGAGCGCAAGGCCGATAACACCGATACCGCCCCTTTCAAGCCGCTGCTTAAGACGAAGCCCCATGCTGTAGTTCCGTTGAAGGACTCGTTGAAATTGGCCGGTTCTGCGGTCGGATATGTCAACCCATACGAGACGGAGATCCGTGCCGCGAAGTACCCCGCTTCGTCGTACAGTGTCTCGCCGCCGGTGGATTATCAGCCGTGGGAGTCGACAAAGGCGACTTTTGTGGATACTCAGGAAGGTGTGAAGGAGATGTTGGAGGAGCTTAAGGCTGCGAAGGAGATTGCGATTGATTTGGAGCATCACGATGTGCATTCGTACCAGGGTCTTGTTTCCTTGATGCAGATTAGCACTCGGGATAAGGATTGGGTTGTCGATACGCTTAAGCCGTGGAGGGAGGAGTTGCAGGTTCTCAACGAAGTGTTTACGGATCCCAACATTCTTAAGGTGCTTCACGGTTCCTCGATGGATATCATTTGGCTTCAGCGCGACTTGGGGCTGTATGTCGTCGGCATGTTCGATACATACCATGCTGCGTGCGCGTTGAACTACCCGAAGCGCAGTTTGAAGTTCTTGCTGCAGAAGTTTGTCAATTTCGAAGCCGATAAACGCTACCAGATGGCCGACTGGCGCATTCGGCCGATCCCGGAAGGCATGTTCGACTACGCTCGCTCCGATACTCACTACCTTCTTCACATCTACGACCACATTCGCAATGAACTTGTCGAAAACTCCCTACCTGACAACAACCTTGTCGACTACGTCTTGGAGCAGTCGAAGAAAGAAGCTCTGCAAGTATACGAGCGTCCTGTCTACGATGCTGCTACTGGTCAAGGACCGGGCGGTTGGTACGACCTCCTTTCCCGCAATTCGGTTGTGGTCAACCGGGAACAGTTCGCCGTGTTCAAGGCAGTACATCAGTGGCGTGACGAGGTTGccagagaggaagatgaaggcgTGCAGTGTGTGTTCCCGAAGCACGTTCTCTTTAGGGTTGCTCACACTATGCCGCTCGACTTGGGCACCTTGTTCCGAACATTGTCGCCCGTGACGCCAATTGTCCAGAACCGCGCTGTAGACCTTCTGGAAGTCAtcaagaaggcgaaggatgAGGGTGCTGAAGGCCCTGAATGGCGTGACGTGTATGTCAAGCCAACCAGGGGTACACCAGCCACACCGGCGACACAGGCGGTCGATgtctcatccccatccccagcagAGGCCAATCTCCCCACTGTATCTCGTTACGAGGTATCCCAATTCTGGGGTTCCGTTTTGGAGTCGCAAGAACCCCCCACGGTTCCCGAATACTCCGCCGTTGCCTCAGCCGAAGCTCTAcgtctctccctccctcttccacctaTGCCTAGAACTGTCTCCGAAGCCCGCGAGAAGCTCGCACCCGCTCAACCTCAAACGCCGAAACCCGCTACCTCTGCTCCCGCCGttaaggaagaaaagaaagaggaggacgaaaaCAAATATTTCACCGTCAAGGAGATGGGTGGCCCCCGCAAGCGCAAGGCTGCCCCCTCAGAGACGGTCGAGCAGTTGCAGTCTGCCTCATCGGAAATCGATGGCCCCACCACGGACGCCAGCTCCTCGTTAGACATTGAAGATAAGCCATCCAAGAAACAGCGccgcaaggagaagaagaacaaggccgCAGCACAGCCTGAGTCTGCCTCCAAGGAGgacggagaagaggaggaagaggaggctgcttTCAACTACGAGTCCGCTGCCTCTGTGTTCAATGCCAACCCTAAGGCTACTTCGGGACTCCCGTCTAGGCGTCGCTATAACCCATATGCGAAGGTGCTCGATGCTCCGTCGGGCGTGCGGAAACAGAAGCGCGAGACTGCTGGTAAGGCGTTTACGTTCCGGTGATCTGTTAGGTGTGATAGAAAGGAGTGTTGTTTCTTTGTCAGAGGAATGGTGCGCAAAAGCATGGGCATGGACATAGTGTTTGTAAATGCATAGCGATACCCGGTTTTGAATCTTCCTTCAAATCAATTCAATTTTGTCTAGTCCAGTCCGTTCCAATTGTATCATTCGTCAATACTAGTTGTCCCATACCACCAaccacatccatcccctgcaatattagtatataactaactagccACATCCTGCATCCGCCAACCAACCACTCGttcacttcttctccttcctctcctcacccCCAGCCAAAGTCTTCCCTCTCTGCTTGACCATGTACGAATACATCATGGGCGAACCTACACATAACTGATCAACAACACCGCTCCtataccacatccacactaATGTCAACGAGgagaaagggggaaaaaaactCACCAGGACCAtaaagaaacagaaagaaaacgaACAACGCCTGAACAGGGATGCTATTCGTAACGCGCAGCGCCTGGAACATGAGCCACCATTCGCTTCCGATGCCAATGGGGTAGAGGATCAGGAAGAGGGAGTATCTAATCCCATTAGTTCAGTCACGTTATCTATATGAATAGGGGGAGGaacaatggaagaagaaaatgaagagtAAGTTGCATGCGTGCATACCTCAACCACCTCAACAATCCCGGCACAGGCGCACCGGCACTTAGGACCGCGAAATAAGAATACCGGATTGCATCTGCGAATGACCATGCTAGTAGCATGTACTTGTATGCTAGTGAGGGGCTGGTCGTCTCTGGGTAGGCGTAGTTGATGGCCCAGACTTGGACGCTGCGGGCGAAGATTTGGGTGAAGGTTGTGAAGATGGGGGAGCGGGTTAGGCCTTTTCTTTGCAGTTAGTTATTGGTGTtcggtggtggatgttgtAGGGATTAGGTATATGGTGATAGGGGCTTGGCTTGCCTAATGCAGCATGTAGGATTTCAAGAATGGCGATGGTTTGGGTCCATCTTGTCCAGGGTTCGAGGGTAGCGTAGGTTGTCTGGGGGGATtggaagggggagaggatgatggaggagaagatgtagAGCCAGAGGAGggcgttgatggtgttgtagGTTACTAGGTAGGTTGTTCTGAGGGAGGGCATATTGTCGGATTGAGGTAGTGacgtggtgatggtggtggttgtggagatTTGGGGAACGCGGTGCTGAAGAAACGGAGGAAATACAACTCCGTTTAAGGTGGATTTTTGCATGTGATTGCGGCTGAAAAGAATAGCTGCGGGTAAATGAGGGACTATCGATTTAATTTTCTCCAGCATTGCGGGTGATGTTGTATGTTGTGTTTTCTTAGGGCTATTTTGACATGTCTATCTCATCATTGTAGGATTTGAATTTAAGCTTATCGGATACAAATTAGGGTTCATGCAGGAATGCGCAGGGGTTCGTACAGCCCGGTGGATGAAAGGGCTTTGTTCGGGGAGATTCAATGGCCATTCGGGTGCCTGGGGTCCACTTTTCAGGGAAGGATAATGTTTTAGTAGTATTGATTGATACATA of Aspergillus luchuensis IFO 4308 DNA, chromosome 7, nearly complete sequence contains these proteins:
- a CDS encoding putative membrane protein (COG:S;~EggNog:ENOG410PWMW;~InterPro:IPR007482;~PFAM:PF04387;~TransMembrane:6 (i12-33o45-62i69-90o102-121i133-154o166-185i)); protein product: MPSLRTTYLVTYNTINALLWLYIFSSIILSPFQSPQTTYATLEPWTRWTQTIAILEILHAALGLTRSPIFTTFTQIFARSVQVWAINYAYPETTSPSLAYKYMLLAWSFADAIRYSYFAVLSAGAPVPGLLRWLRYSLFLILYPIGIGSEWWLMFQALRVTNSIPVQALFVFFLFLYGPGSPMMYSYMVKQRGKTLAGGEERKEKK
- the RRP6_2 gene encoding exosome nuclease subunit RRP6 (BUSCO:EOG0926158Y;~COG:J;~EggNog:ENOG410PGUF;~InterPro:IPR012337,IPR002562,IPR010997,IPR002121, IPR012588;~PFAM:PF08066,PF01612,PF00570;~go_component: GO:0000176 - nuclear exosome (RNase complex) [Evidence IEA];~go_function: GO:0000166 - nucleotide binding [Evidence IEA];~go_function: GO:0003676 - nucleic acid binding [Evidence IEA];~go_function: GO:0008408 - 3'-5' exonuclease activity [Evidence IEA];~go_process: GO:0006139 - nucleobase-containing compound metabolic process [Evidence IEA];~go_process: GO:0006396 - RNA processing [Evidence IEA];~go_process: GO:0044237 - cellular metabolic process [Evidence IEA]), which encodes MDSTADFGSLQQQVQSSLMQVTRTAGQLSAEDLDFHRTSNAEVSDSLDEQSNRLLSLTSSILKAATAGTDISAPTLDDEDSLEDNWRGVVDVIDALLEKADACLDEFTGVIKKLSPSQQDQAAAAAAKAAKKQPAKFPTIYDYGPSKIPKPQLLFERKADNTDTAPFKPLLKTKPHAVVPLKDSLKLAGSAVGYVNPYETEIRAAKYPASSYSVSPPVDYQPWESTKATFVDTQEGVKEMLEELKAAKEIAIDLEHHDVHSYQGLVSLMQISTRDKDWVVDTLKPWREELQVLNEVFTDPNILKVLHGSSMDIIWLQRDLGLYVVGMFDTYHAACALNYPKRSLKFLLQKFVNFEADKRYQMADWRIRPIPEGMFDYARSDTHYLLHIYDHIRNELVENSLPDNNLVDYVLEQSKKEALQVYERPVYDAATGQGPGGWYDLLSRNSVVVNREQFAVFKAVHQWRDEVAREEDEGVQCVFPKHVLFRVAHTMPLDLGTLFRTLSPVTPIVQNRAVDLLEVIKKAKDEGAEGPEWRDVYVKPTRGTPATPATQAVDVSSPSPAEANLPTVSRYEVSQFWGSVLESQEPPTVPEYSAVASAEALRLSLPLPPMPRTVSEAREKLAPAQPQTPKPATSAPAVKEEKKEEDENKYFTVKEMGGPRKRKAAPSETVEQLQSASSEIDGPTTDASSSLDIEDKPSKKQRRKEKKNKAAAQPESASKEDGEEEEEEAAFNYESAASVFNANPKATSGLPSRRRYNPYAKVLDAPSGVRKQKRETAGKAFTFR